Proteins from a genomic interval of Daphnia pulex isolate KAP4 chromosome 4, ASM2113471v1:
- the LOC124192859 gene encoding GPALPP motifs-containing protein 1-like isoform X1, giving the protein MSRIGPTLPPHLQTAYENDDSDSDEGDLYGPALPAHLKSQKVSSKLVQSNISNDRGCSVNHEVDSSSDDEVIGPLPADCMDAEHSSSVDIEQRALKMKRKLLGVDDDEANKQPKREDWMIELPELKRKNFGLGPRVFNRSDKPEVVGRDQWTSTPTSKQPSTSKEKDEDFEAEMRKQYLEQKRNKKLEKIVAMHDKSKKRSESLLKTHQKEMKSKKDNSSGPKERKPFDRDEDLKLNQLDNAKRKSLIKKSQELNSKFKIGNQKYL; this is encoded by the exons ATGTCTCGAATCGGACCAACATTACCTCCTCATCTTCAAACAGCGTATGAAAATGATGATTCAGATTCTGATGAAGGTGATCTCTACGGACCAGCACTTCCCGCTCATTTAAAATCACAGAAAGTGTCCAGCAAGTTAGTGCAATCAAATATCTCCAATGACAGAGGATGCTCTGTTAATCATGAAGTTGACTCTTCATCAGATGATGAAGTTATTGGACCACTGCCAGCTGATTGTATGGATGCTGAACATAGTTCATCAGTTGACATTGAACAGCGGGCTCTTAAGATGAAGAGGAAGTTGCTTGGtgtggatgatgatgaagccAACAAGCaaccaaaaagagaagattgGATGATTGAGCTTCCAGaactgaaaaggaaaaactttgGCCTGGGACCTCGTGTCTTTAATCGTTCTGACAAACCTGAGGTTGTAGGGAGAGATCAATGGACTTCAACACCAACTTCCAAG CAGCCTAGTAcatccaaagaaaaagatgaggaTTTTGAAGCTGAAATGAGGAAACAATActtggaacaaaaaaggaataagaagcTTGAGAAAATTGTGGCCATGCATGATAAATCCAAGAAGAGGTCAGAGAGTTTGTTGAAGACAcatcaaaaggaaatgaaaagcaAG aAAGACAACTCGTCCGGtcctaaagaaagaaaaccttttGATCGTGATGAAGATTTAAAACTGAATCAACTCGATAATGCAAAGCGGAAATCCTTAATTAAGAAGTCCCAAGAATtaaattcaaagttcaaaattGGGAATCAAAAGTACCTTTAA
- the LOC124192859 gene encoding GPALPP motifs-containing protein 1-like isoform X2: MSRIGPTLPPHLQTAYENDDSDSDEGDLYGPALPAHLKSQKVSSKLVQSNISNDRGCSVNHEVDSSSDDEVIGPLPADCMDAEHSSSVDIEQRALKMKRKLLGVDDDEANKQPKREDWMIELPELKRKNFGLGPRVFNRSDKPEVVGRDQWTSTPTSKPSTSKEKDEDFEAEMRKQYLEQKRNKKLEKIVAMHDKSKKRSESLLKTHQKEMKSKKDNSSGPKERKPFDRDEDLKLNQLDNAKRKSLIKKSQELNSKFKIGNQKYL; this comes from the exons ATGTCTCGAATCGGACCAACATTACCTCCTCATCTTCAAACAGCGTATGAAAATGATGATTCAGATTCTGATGAAGGTGATCTCTACGGACCAGCACTTCCCGCTCATTTAAAATCACAGAAAGTGTCCAGCAAGTTAGTGCAATCAAATATCTCCAATGACAGAGGATGCTCTGTTAATCATGAAGTTGACTCTTCATCAGATGATGAAGTTATTGGACCACTGCCAGCTGATTGTATGGATGCTGAACATAGTTCATCAGTTGACATTGAACAGCGGGCTCTTAAGATGAAGAGGAAGTTGCTTGGtgtggatgatgatgaagccAACAAGCaaccaaaaagagaagattgGATGATTGAGCTTCCAGaactgaaaaggaaaaactttgGCCTGGGACCTCGTGTCTTTAATCGTTCTGACAAACCTGAGGTTGTAGGGAGAGATCAATGGACTTCAACACCAACTTCCAAG CCTAGTAcatccaaagaaaaagatgaggaTTTTGAAGCTGAAATGAGGAAACAATActtggaacaaaaaaggaataagaagcTTGAGAAAATTGTGGCCATGCATGATAAATCCAAGAAGAGGTCAGAGAGTTTGTTGAAGACAcatcaaaaggaaatgaaaagcaAG aAAGACAACTCGTCCGGtcctaaagaaagaaaaccttttGATCGTGATGAAGATTTAAAACTGAATCAACTCGATAATGCAAAGCGGAAATCCTTAATTAAGAAGTCCCAAGAATtaaattcaaagttcaaaattGGGAATCAAAAGTACCTTTAA